The nucleotide sequence CATTACATGGAAgaccttcttttcctctcatgAATCTTGTTTTACTATCACAGCATCATAGCATGGAAGTATGCCTACATATGGAGGCATGGAAAGAAGTGGGGAGCAAGGGAGAACAGCAGTGGGGGAAAGCCTGCATACAAAAGATGAGGTATCTCTTAAGGTACTACCAGATTTTAGATTGCTTATTGTGATGCATCAAGCCAGTCTCTCTTACTAAGCACTAACATACTTCCACAGGTCAAAAGCCAAAACATTGGCATTCCTTGCGTTAAAGCGGAGGTCAAACAACATGACATCACTGAATATTCAAATCATACACGGGAGGCGGGGGAAGAGCCATCCTcccagttaaaaaaagaaaggaaaaagaaacccaacaaTAATCATACCAGTTATCTGCAATGACTTAATACAAGCCACAGTGCTTACGTTCAGTCAAATACAAACCACAGCGTTAAGGTTTTGGCTGAATGAGGTGGCATGCCATTCTCTTCTTGTTGTAATCCTGGGGCGGACCATCAGGAAGGTTGGAAGCAGAGATGTGCGAGGAACGAGGAACGTGTTGCTCAGAAATgacagctgcacacaggcagTGGGAAAATAATAGCCACTTCTTCCATGCTTCAGACTCCACTCACTGTGCCAAGTATTTCAGAGTAAATAGGCACTCTCTCTATTCATAGAGAGCATCTATTAGGGAAGGAACACATTACAAATATTCAGTATGATTCAGTGGTACACAGAGTCAATTTATACCTGGTAGCGTAATTATACCTTTTTTTCGGTGGGACCAAAGCGCCCGGACCGTTCGCCGCCGGACACCGGGTACCCCGCGCCAACCCCGATCCACCCGCCCCGCGTCCCCGGTGCCcgggggagggaagagggacGAGCggggagcacaggggaagggaaatAGCGGATTCCCCCGAACGCCCCTGGCAACCGCCCCGCCGCCCCTTCCAGCCGGACCCGCCGCCCGCCTCGAAATAACGCGCtgccgggggcgggggggccgCCGGGAGCGCTGGCAGCGACGGGGACTCACATTTAAAACACATCAGGACTCACATTTAaaacacatcagaaaaataaaaaaccgTGATGGGGGGGTGAGAGTGTGAGCTGGGGGGGCGCAGCCGGAGGAATGCGGGAGTCAGGGGTCAGGGCCGCtccggggcggcggcggcggcgcggggcggggcgggcggcgcggcgcggcgcgcAGGAATGCGCGGAATGTCGCTGTTTGTCCGCGGCCCCATTCAGCCCATTGGCGaagccgcgccgccgccgcctaTAAAGGGGCGTCCGTCCCGGCACTCGGCAGTCACACAGCCACTCTCCCGCCACACTCGGACGGAGCGGAGTGGAGGAGAGCGGAGCCCAGCAACACACGGCAGCAGCCACCCTCCGGCACAACGCCCACGGCCCGCCGCAGCCCCGTCCGCGCCGCCGAGGAGATCCGCCCTGCGGGAAGCTCTCGGCTTACCTCGGCTCCCCTCGCCGCCCGGCAGCCCGACGCCGCCGCCTCATCACCCACAAGCCGCTGACCGCTGCAGGATGGTCCCCAACACCTTCGCCCCGTTCGCCTTAGCCCTGCTGCTCGCTCTCCTCAGCCCGGTAAGTGCTGCCGCCCGCGGCGCCGCCGCGCCTGCCCCGTCCGGCCGGTCCCGGCGGCGGCTCTGACgccccctctctctctctgtcccccCCGGCAATTTCAGGAGGCTCAGGGCCAGGAGTGCAGCGGGCAATGCCAGTGCGGAGCCAGTCCCACCTGCCCCGCCGGCGTCTCCCTGGTGCTCGACGGCTGCGGCTGCTGCCGCGTGTGCGCCAAGCAGCTGGGCGAGCTCTGCACCGAGCGCGACCCCTGCGACCACCACAAGGGGCTCTTCTGCGATTTCGGCTCCCCCGCCAACCGCAGAATCGGCGTCTGCACCGGTGAGTgggggccggggctgccggcTGCCACGGGAACGGGAACAGGGTCCtgccgggcagggagggagaaaagtgGGAACCTCCGAGACTCAcgctctgcctcctgcccctcGCAGCTCGGGACGGCGCCCCGTGCGTGTTCAGCGGCATGGTGTACCGGAGCGGAGAgtccttccagagcagctgcaagtACCAGTGCACCTGCCTGGACGGCGCGGTGGGCTGCGTGCCCCTCTGCAGCATGGACGTCCGCCTGCCCAGCCCCGACTGCCCCTACCCGCGCCGGGTGAAGCTCCCTGGAAAGTGCTGCGAGGAGTGGGTCTGCGATGAGGCCAAAGAGCAGACTGCCGTGGGACCCGCACTTGCCGGTGAGTGGGGGGCTCTCTGCAGATGGCAGCCGGGGAAGGGGACACCCTGCATGACGGAGGCTAGGTGGACACAGGACAGAGGCTGGAGGCCTGCAGTTAGTGGAATCACCCCACAGATTTAGTGTAGCTGCCTGAATTtctcaggaaaaggaaggagcaTTTAGAGGGCTGAGGTCAGGCAGTGGtctcattttggttttctgtctcctgcagcTTATAGACTGGAAGACACTTATGGTCCAGACCCAACAATGATGCGTGCCAACTGCCTGGTACAGACCACAGAATGGAGTGCTTGCTCCAAGACCTGTGGCATGGGTATCTCTACCAGGGTCACCAATGATAATGCCTTCTGCAGACTGGAGAAACAGAGTAGACTCTGCATGGTCAGACCTTGCGAAGCAGACCTGGAGGAGAACATCAAGGTGAATACAATTATCTTTATGTATGCTGCAATAGGTTGCTTCCATTCACTAGCAAAAGGACAGTGACCAAAAGTGCAGTGCTGACAGGTAGTCAGTTTCAAGTGGTTTACTTTGAAATTTGAGTTTTACCCTATTGATGATTGCTATTTACAGTTAAATGTCCTTGGTTTTCTCTCATGCTGTGTTATGGCACTATATAAGACAATCTTGCCTAATGATAACACAGTAAGGATTAGCACGGCTGCTCATCAGCAACTTGCAAGCTTAGTGTGCTTTGTGAAAGCCTACCCTCTAAACATCTTGTATTCACTTCTATCCTGACAGAAAGGCAAAAAGTGCATTCGCACCCCCAAAATCTCCAAGCCTGTCAAGTTTGAGCTGTCTGGCTGCACCAGCGTGAAGACCTACAGAGCTAAGTTCTGTGGTGTTTGCACTGACGGGCGCTGCTGCACACCCCACAGAACAGCCACCCTCCCCGTGGAGTTCAAGTGCCCCGATGGGGAGatcatgaaaaggaaaatgatgttCATCAAGACCTGCGCGTGCCACTACAACTGCCCTGGAGACAATGACATCTTTGAGTCTCTGTACTACAGAAAGATGTATGGAGACATGGCATAAAGCCAGAAGGAGACGTTAAGTGCATTCTCAACTTGAACTGATTTGCATCTCATTTTGTAAACATGATTCAATAGCACAAGGtatttaaatcagtttttttttaatttcaacaaACTGCTCCATGTGACTTAAGACAATTTTTCTACTGACCCCAAATGGTGATTTGAAGAAGAACATAAAACGGACAGTGGGACCACAGCAAGACACAGCTTCAGAACGTGTACCTGAGGTGGTGTGATGGGGTTAAGggaaacaggcaggaaaagcagattcaAGCAAATGTTCCCTTAATGTGGTACAGCATGCTTCATCTAGTAGTGCAATTGAGAAGAGACCATTAGCATGTTTGCTGGTGCTGGCTTAGAGACAGCAACAGCTGGAATGCAAACACCCAGCAAAGTGCTAAGCAGAAGGTGTTCTGTTAGTCAGGACAGTAATGTTTCAGCTCTGACACTCTGATTCAGATGGCTTGGCCAACAAGAATCAGAATCATGTCAATTAGACTGGACAGCTTGTGGCAGTTAATTTACCTGTAACAAGCTACTTTTTATGAATATTGTAAAtactgtgtgtatatatatttgtacagttatctaaattaatttaaagttttgtgcttttgtttaATGCTTTGAAAGTTCAATGATAGCCTTCTTTTTTGGAACAAGATAGGTAAGATTTAAAGCTTGTTTGACAATGCATTCAAAGCATGAAATAGATACTCTAGTGGAAATTGTTCAGATAGGGCCAAATGGTGAGTTGAAGTCAAGATGAAGTTGGGGTGCCTGTAATGTTACAAAGCATTCATCTGGCAAAATATGTTTACTTACTACTTTATAAGACAAGTGGCTTTAAGAGAAATGGCTGTTCTGTAGCTCATCAGTCTTTCCACTTGagcatttgtttctttctttgactATGGCTCTTTTTGGACAGTTTATTTGTTGAGAAGTGTGACCAAAAGTTACATGTTTGCACCTTTTTAgttgaaaataaagtatttatattttttatataaacgGCTTGGTATTTCATTTATCTCTAGTCTCCACTATTCCTTTGCATGTTTCTAAAGGGGTAGCCTTTGCACCAGATGAAAATCAAGGAATATGTAGTGGGTCCTTTCTTCAGAATCACATACACTTAGGAATAAGCTAAAGATTTATTAATTCTGTTACTAGTGAACCAACTGtagtttctttctcttctgaattTAGGATGGAGGGAAGGGTCAGGCTTGCTTTGCCAAGTCCAGTATGGCATTAGAAAGTGCAGCAGATCTCCTCATGTATCACGTGTAGTTTGAAAGGAGTCAGCTGGTCGCCATGGTATTCAACTGCTGCTGTAATACACCACACAACATGCTGAATTTCATTGAGGTGTTCCGCTGGTTAAGGTTTGTTTTCAACTGAGGcgaggaaaatatttttaattactaaaagCAATGAAGTGGTTTTTGACTCTAGACTCAAATCCAGATGTCCAAAATTTGGCATAATTCTCAGGGAATAGCTAATGAGTTGTAtcataaaaatcacagaatatgacaggttggaagggacctttaaaaaACATCTGATTTAACCTTCGTGCAGTGTAGGGCTAATTTGGATGTAGCTTTACTTGAATTAACACCTAACTGTGGTATGGTAGAGCACTGAACTCTGGTGGCAATTGTACAGATTATATTCCTGCTTGCTGACAAGGCCAAACCATTACACGTGACAGTTCTGTGTAGAGCCTCCATGGGTTCAAACTCCTGCAGCGCCACAGATGAAAAGTATTGTAAGAGCTACACATTTTGATAATGGTCCAAACAGTCTTCTTAGATAAGCAAGAACTATTTGTAAGGACATTTGTGAGTCAATTCCTTCATCCCCCTGAAGCTAAAAGAAAAGCTTcagtcctgtgctgggaccTACATCAATAACAGACTTTTTTTGTCCCTTTATTAAGACAAGGAGATTCTTTGAATTCAAAATTAACCTTTGCACTAGAAGCATTAGttcttgttttcagaaaaaaacatgctCTCCAACAAGAATCCTTTTCAGGCAAACAAGTTCAATCTGGAATTTCCTGGTGCTGAAAGAGTGTTAGCTTACAAAAATGTCCATCCTTCCTGAGCACCTTCCAATCCCATTGATTTCAGCTAGCATTAGCAGCAAATCAGTGTAACACCAGCTTTGACTAATGATGAACAACAGAGCCCTAAACTAATGGGAAGTCAATGGGAGTCTTGCCAATGGCTTCACCAGGCTTTGCTCAAGGACATAGAagcattttcccttcctctgaaaaataaaaggaattctCCTGGCATGAGGAAGTGGCTTTCTATGTCCCATACGAAATACTTTTGGGTAGCCTCTGGCTCTTATGCTCCCTGAGACtctccagcatttttttctctatgttttttttttttcagattatgaATCTTGTGCAGCGATTCAGCTCACCCTGGAAACACTTCAAACACTCGTACAACACTGAGGACTGGTTGCCTGACCACTACTGTGGCTCCACCCCCAAATAACAAGAAAACTCTCATTTCTAGTTTCAGAAAGGACAGGATGTACGTGGACTTCATTCATAACCATCCCTATAGAAGCTCTCAGGATTAGCAGAACAGAAAGAAGCACAATGTACCTGCCATGTTGGGATTAATTCCTGTGAGACATGGGGTGCTTATGGCACTGCTTAAGCGTGTTGATGaacatttctgctctgcagtctTTTATCAGTTAGTATCAGATATTATAATGAATGACATTTCCTAATTCCATCATTCCCATGAGCCTCATGACCACAAGATTCACTCAtgttctgctcccagctctctgcagtgtGGGCTGTATCTCCAAAACCTAATCCGTACAATGCTGTGGCTTCCCCTGGCACTGTtgtccagctgtgcctggcaaaCAAGGCTGGAGGGTCAGAGAGCAACAGCAGGGCTCTGGTTGAGGAAGGGCTGTCTAAAAGACACCTGCAATGGGGTTCTCCCAAAGCAACCCAGGACCACTGCCTGTCCTTTCCCAGACTGGGTGATGATGAAACTGCCTTGCCTGCCATCTGACACATTATTTCATTGTTTCACaggccagcagagcacagaagaAGCCTGTCAGAATATTTTGATAGTGGTTTGCTGTTGCCACTCTGAATTAAAATAAGGGAGTACACTACATATGCAAATCTGTTAAGCATTGTTCCTCTCTCCTGAGCATATCAGGGATCATAAATCTCAGGTATGCATTATAATGAATTGCACTCCTTTTTCCAGGAACATGTGTAGTCTTCTGACAGAAGCATACGTTTTACACCATTTCACAGGTGTTAGGCCTCTGAAAGTTTTATCTCCGAAGGTaaagaaattaagtattttGTTGCAAGCTCTCCTAGAGGTATAGGTAGGCATCATACTGTTTGTAAGGCTTTCTTTCTAAGGTATCCCAGGAAAAAGGAGCCCTTGTGTGGAATTTATGGCATCTTAAATGATGGCTACAATGTGGGCCTTTCAACCATAAAGAGCTTTCCTGATTTCATTCTTTGTGCCTAAGATGCATAGATGGAAGAATAAAAACCTGAGTTCAAAAGTCCAGTCACTTACATGGGAGAGAACACTGGTTCACGTTCCTTTCAAAATACCTTGTTTGGAAAGTCTGCTTTTGGTTGTTTGCATCCTCAGAAAATCCTATTGAGCAAGTTTGCTactgtactttaaaaatactttattcatATATGAAAGCAAATTCATTCTAATTACTACCTCCTTTAAATGGATCTCCAGCTATATTAATAGTATAGTTGGTAAAGAATCGCTGGAAAGCCAATACTAATTTGATAAAAGGTACtcaattaaatattaaacagaaattCAAGGTGGCTGGAGACCAGAGTATCAAATACTTTGAAATAGTTCTAAACCATCgtatttcagatttttgtaCCATAACACTTTTGCATGGATTTGCAGCTTAGCTTTCTAACACAATACAGATGTGAACAACAGACAGGGATTATAGCCCTTTCATATGAAATAGGCTTTATTCTCCAGATGGAAATTTGTCAGATTCCTCAGAGCTAAGACACATCCAAAACACACTAGTTAAAAAAGTCTTCAAGAATGAGCCACTTTTAATGATCTGCAACCACACAGGAACAAATAAGTCTTTGAACAGTATCCAGTTGTTTGTCTCACAAAGATGGGGACTCAGCTGAGAAAACTGACTTTTGGACACCACTAGAAATAGCATATTTTTTACTAGATCATTGGTATTTTTCTTATGTAGCATAGTTTCTCAGACCTCGCACTTGAAGAAAGCTCTCATTTCATTATACTGAAAAGGACATTAAATATAAGAAGGAACAGTAATATTCTTAACTGAATACATAATAATTCAACCATTCTGACTTTGTATCCTACCACCAAAAACACAAGTTCTTTCAAAAAAGTTCTTAAATGTGGCTTTAACTGATGTTATACATATGGAAGTAGTTAGCAAGGAGAAGTTGGGATGAAATACCACTGTAAGGCTTTGCCCAAAACCCAAGAAGAATCTGAGAGAGGAAGTAGTTCAGTTaacttatttttcctctcattttccactttttttcctccctgcagttCCTTTGATTCATGTCCATAAATGGGCATACCAAAAGCCACTACATTCTCACAGTGTTTTTCAGCCTGCCTGGAACCAGGAAATACCAGGAATTTCTTCAAGGAACCTGTTCCCAAACTGTACTAAAGCTTCAACACATTTAGTGTTTGAACAGAGTTTAGAAGCATGACTAAGGTCCCATCTCCACTGCACGATTCAGCGTTGCTGCTGCATCAGGGAACAACTGTTTGAAGTCCTTTGTGCTTGCCCTGGCTTTTTCAGCTCTTCTCTGTGCTAGTCCAAGACCACATCCCAGAGTAGTGAACGTGGGCCCTTCTGAAATGTCCCACCCTGAAACATCTGGCTGCATATTGTGGCAGCATTCCTCAGCTCCTGTCTGTTACTGGGGCAGTGCCAATTGCAGGACTATATACATTTGCTTAATGGTATGTAAATTCAACCCTGATAGGAGTATAATTGTGTTTATGTTGTGAGGAACAAAGCATTTTACAGCCTCCTGAGCAGGACCAAAAGGCTGCTAACAAACTACTGCAGTGCTATTACAATCCAGTGGTGCCTCCATTCATTACTCAGCCCCATTAACTGAGCCACTGAAAGAAATGTGCAATCCAAATAAATGTTTGTTGGTTTAAATTAGACCTATTAAAAGCAGGTATTTAGCAGCTTTCAGCAGCTACGAAATatgttttcctgctcctgagctgAATGCTAAGAACCAGCTTTTCAGCCAGTTTTCAGGACTCCAGTCAGCCTAGCTAACTGACATAACTGCAGTCAGACTGGCTTGGACCACCTGTGACCCAAAATCCTAAGGCAGTACAATTTTAGGGGAACTGCATGGGACTGTGTGCCTTGGAGGTCTCCTGGGAGGACACAGGCTGGCTCCTGTGGCATTTGCTGGGCAATAAGCACTTCCAGGAGCAGAAACTGCACAAAACAGTGTTCTGCAAACAGCTAAAATTACAACCTAGTACAACCTACTAGGGAAGTGATAAGCCAGTGAATCTGGtaaatgaaagagaaggatAAGGATTCAAATTAGATCTGAAATATTATTCAAACTTTAGACAATGTAGAATGTGGGAAGGCAGTTGATATAATCTTAATACACTGTGATATGGTGTTAAGCAAGCTTTTTTAATTAACAGAGCAATGGGAATAAGTAAGAAGTCATATTTGGCCTTTTCCACTTGCACATGCTGTTCTAATTCTAAGCTTGTTGTGAGGCTTAAAAGTCCAAGATCAGTAAGTTAATCAAGATTCTGAAATCTAGTATGTTAGGAGTTAATGAAATAACCAGCTCATCTTACCTTGGGAATTGCCACAAGTGTCTTTCAGTGGGCTTCCCCATCAGCCTCTTAGCTGTAGTTACCCATCTGGGGGAATCTGCTCAACTGAGGTTTGTCTTCACCTGTGACTCAAAGGATTTTCATATGATGacatagaaattaaatatttcattcctTCCATCGATTcttccagccacagctccatAGTGACTAAGTAGTCATCTTGGAAAGAACTTCATAGAGTAAGAATATGCCCCTGCCAGTGATCTTGAATGGATCCCAGCATGGCTAGTGCCTTTCCCAGCATGGCTAATGACTGTGAGAAATCACCTGGGATCAGTATCTTCGAGGGAAAGCAATATTTGGCTTTTCTTGCTGTGCTACAGCATTGCTGCTTATCCTTATGGTCCACAGGAGTACTAAAGAGCACTCTAGAAAGtgccattttattttccagtcatTTGATTACAGACACCAGGAAATGCTGTTAGAGAAGAATTGGCAATGCTATCCCATTTCACAAGAGGGTGCCTGACTTAGAGCTAGTCACCATGTAAAATATCTTGAGTAAGGCTATTCTGTGAGATTTAACCTTACACACACAGACATCCCCATTGTAGCTGCCTGTATCATCTAGCTATTCTCACGAAGATGCAGTTATAAGATAAATGTAGCACCTTATGCAATAGTCTGCTCTACAGGGGTGACTATGCTTGCGGTACCCTTTGGATAACTGCATGCAATGGTGATTTTTAGTTCTGGCTTTTCTGACTTCTGCAAGAATATAATAAGCATGGCAAATCTTGTAAGTACCACCAGCCTTAAGAGTGCAAGGATTATCTGGGTAAAAGCTTGGGTTTTATGTGAAGAAACAGTGGACTTTCTACATGCAGAAATGAAGCAAGACTCATGAGTGAGTGCTTTAATTTTATACAGTTGAAAAGCAAATTAGAGGCTATTTATGTAATGTTTTCTTTGGCTTCTGCCTGGCATTCTCCACAGACCTTATCATAAAACAATTTATTAGAAACAATATGTATATTTGTTAACAACCACACACAGACAAATACAATGGCTCTCTCAACACAAATAGAGACAAACAAGCAAAAGGCTGATAAAATCTCTTTGTGCTGTATGGTTACTTCTGATTGTGAGAGGCAGCGGGATCTTCTTCCAAATGGTTTACAGTTATGCCTAAAATCTCTCTAAGATTATTTATTAGACTTTATTAAACCagtcttcaaatatttttttgctctgTACATCCACACCAGGACAAGTTGTGGGATTGCACAAAAACATCCTGTCCTTtagacagaaaat is from Serinus canaria isolate serCan28SL12 chromosome 3, serCan2020, whole genome shotgun sequence and encodes:
- the CCN2 gene encoding CCN family member 2 — encoded protein: MVPNTFAPFALALLLALLSPEAQGQECSGQCQCGASPTCPAGVSLVLDGCGCCRVCAKQLGELCTERDPCDHHKGLFCDFGSPANRRIGVCTARDGAPCVFSGMVYRSGESFQSSCKYQCTCLDGAVGCVPLCSMDVRLPSPDCPYPRRVKLPGKCCEEWVCDEAKEQTAVGPALAAYRLEDTYGPDPTMMRANCLVQTTEWSACSKTCGMGISTRVTNDNAFCRLEKQSRLCMVRPCEADLEENIKKGKKCIRTPKISKPVKFELSGCTSVKTYRAKFCGVCTDGRCCTPHRTATLPVEFKCPDGEIMKRKMMFIKTCACHYNCPGDNDIFESLYYRKMYGDMA